A region of Pseudomonas putida DNA encodes the following proteins:
- the rpoC gene encoding DNA-directed RNA polymerase subunit beta' produces MKDLLNLLKNQGQVEEFDAIRIGLASPEMIRSWSFGEVKKPETINYRTFKPERDGLFCAKIFGPVKDYECLCGKYKRLKHRGVICEKCGVEVALAKVRRERMAHIELASPVAHIWFLKSLPSRIGLLMDMTLRDIERVLYFESYVVIDPGMTTLEKGQLLNDEQYFEALEEFGDDFDARMGAEAVRELLHAIDLEHEIGRLREEIPQTNSETKIKKLSKRLKLMEAFQGSGNLPEWMVLTVLPVLPPDLRPLVPLDGGRFATSDLNDLYRRVINRNNRLKRLLDLSAPDIIVRNEKRMLQEAVDALLDNGRRGRAITGSNKRPLKSLADMIKGKQGRFRQNLLGKRVDYSGRSVITVGPTLRLHQCGLPKKMALELFKPFIFGKLEMRGLATTIKAAKKMVERELPEVWDVLAEVIREHPVLLNRAPTLHRLGIQAFEPVLIEGKAIQLHPLVCAAYNADFDGDQMAVHVPLTLEAQLEARALMMSTNNILSPANGEPIIVPSQDVVLGLYYMTREAINAKGEGRVFADLQEVDRVFRAGEAALHAKIKVRINETVNDRDGSSTKNTRIVDTTVGRALLFQVVPAGLPYDVVNQPMKKKAISKLINQCYRVVGLKETVIFADQLMYTGFAYSTISGVSIGVNDFVIPDEKARIIGTATDEVKEIESQYASGLVTQGEKYNKVIDLWSKANDEVSKAMMANLSKEKVIDREGKEVEQESFNSMYMMADSGARGSAAQIRQLAGMRGLMAKPDGSIIETPITANFREGLSVLQYFISTHGARKGLADTALKTANSGYLTRRLVDVAQDLVVTEIDCGTDHGLLMTPHIEGGDVVEPLGERVLGRVIARDVFKPGTEDVIVPAGTLVDEQWVEFIELNSIDEVIVRSPINCETRYGICAKCYGRDLARGHQVNIGEAVGVIAAQSIGEPGTQLTMRTFHIGGAASRTSAADSVQVKNGGMVRLHNLKQVVRADGNLVAVSRSGELAIADEFGRERERYKLPYGAVISVKEGDKVEAGAIVAKWDPHTHPIVTELKGTVTFVGMEENITIKRQTDELTGLTNIEVLDVKDRPAAGKEIRPAIKMVDANGKDLYLPGTDVPAQYFLPANALVGVADGAQIGVGDVIARIPQETSKTRDITGGLPRVADLFEARRPKEASILAEVSGTIAFGKETKGKRRLVITPTDGSDPYEELIPKWRHLNVFEGEQVNRGEVISDGPSDPHDILRLLGVSALAKYIVNEIQDVYRLQGVKINDKHIETILRQMLRKVEIAESGDSSFIKGDQMELTHVLVENERLASEDKFISKFSRVLLGITKASLSTESFISAASFQETTRVLTEAAVTGKRDYLRGLKENVVVGRLIPAGTGLAYHSERKRRRDADKPLRVSASEVEAALTEALNSSGN; encoded by the coding sequence TTGAAAGACCTACTGAATTTGCTGAAAAACCAGGGTCAAGTCGAAGAGTTCGACGCCATCCGCATCGGTCTGGCGTCGCCTGAAATGATCCGTTCGTGGTCGTTCGGTGAAGTTAAGAAGCCGGAAACCATCAACTACCGTACGTTCAAGCCTGAGCGTGACGGCCTGTTCTGCGCCAAGATCTTTGGCCCAGTCAAGGACTACGAGTGCCTGTGCGGCAAGTACAAGCGCCTCAAGCACCGCGGTGTGATCTGCGAGAAGTGCGGCGTTGAAGTTGCCCTGGCCAAGGTTCGTCGTGAGCGCATGGCGCACATCGAACTGGCCTCGCCGGTTGCCCACATCTGGTTCCTGAAGTCGCTGCCGTCCCGTATCGGCCTGCTGATGGACATGACCCTGCGTGATATCGAGCGCGTTCTCTACTTCGAGAGCTACGTCGTTATCGACCCAGGCATGACCACCCTGGAAAAGGGTCAGCTGCTGAACGACGAGCAGTACTTCGAAGCGCTGGAAGAGTTCGGTGACGACTTCGACGCCCGCATGGGTGCCGAGGCTGTCCGCGAGCTGCTGCACGCTATCGACCTGGAGCACGAGATTGGCCGCCTGCGCGAAGAAATTCCGCAGACCAACTCGGAAACCAAGATCAAGAAGCTGTCCAAGCGCCTGAAGCTGATGGAAGCTTTCCAGGGCTCGGGTAACCTGCCTGAGTGGATGGTCCTGACCGTCCTGCCAGTATTGCCGCCGGACCTGCGTCCGCTGGTACCGCTGGATGGCGGCCGCTTTGCGACCTCCGACCTGAACGACCTGTATCGTCGGGTGATCAACCGTAACAATCGTCTGAAGCGCCTGCTCGATCTGTCGGCGCCGGACATCATCGTGCGCAACGAAAAGCGCATGCTGCAGGAAGCGGTCGACGCCCTGCTGGACAACGGCCGTCGCGGTCGCGCCATCACTGGCTCGAACAAGCGTCCGCTGAAGTCCCTGGCTGACATGATCAAAGGTAAGCAAGGTCGTTTCCGTCAGAACTTGCTCGGTAAGCGCGTGGACTACTCCGGTCGTTCGGTAATTACCGTAGGCCCGACCCTGCGTCTGCACCAGTGCGGTCTGCCTAAGAAAATGGCCCTCGAGCTGTTCAAACCGTTCATTTTCGGCAAGCTCGAAATGCGTGGTCTGGCGACCACCATCAAAGCTGCCAAGAAGATGGTCGAGCGTGAGCTGCCAGAGGTATGGGACGTTCTCGCCGAGGTAATCCGCGAACACCCCGTACTGCTCAACCGTGCACCGACCCTTCACCGTCTGGGTATCCAGGCGTTCGAGCCTGTGCTCATCGAAGGTAAGGCGATCCAGCTGCACCCGTTGGTCTGTGCGGCGTACAACGCCGACTTCGACGGTGACCAGATGGCCGTTCACGTGCCGCTGACGCTGGAAGCCCAGCTCGAAGCGCGCGCGCTGATGATGTCGACCAACAACATTCTGTCGCCAGCCAACGGTGAGCCAATCATCGTTCCGTCGCAGGACGTTGTACTGGGTCTGTACTACATGACCCGTGAAGCCATCAACGCCAAGGGCGAAGGTCGCGTATTCGCCGACCTGCAGGAAGTCGACCGCGTATTCCGCGCCGGCGAAGCTGCCCTGCACGCGAAAATCAAGGTCCGTATCAACGAGACCGTGAACGACCGTGATGGCAGCTCCACCAAGAACACCCGTATCGTCGACACCACCGTCGGCCGTGCGCTGTTGTTCCAGGTTGTGCCGGCAGGTCTGCCGTACGACGTGGTCAACCAGCCGATGAAGAAGAAGGCGATCTCCAAGCTGATCAACCAATGCTACCGCGTGGTTGGTCTGAAAGAGACCGTGATCTTCGCTGACCAGCTGATGTACACCGGTTTTGCCTACTCGACCATTTCCGGCGTTTCGATCGGTGTTAACGACTTCGTTATCCCGGACGAGAAAGCCCGCATCATCGGTACTGCTACCGATGAAGTGAAGGAAATCGAGAGCCAGTACGCCTCCGGCCTGGTAACCCAGGGCGAGAAGTACAACAAGGTCATCGACTTGTGGTCGAAGGCGAACGACGAAGTGTCCAAGGCGATGATGGCCAACCTCTCGAAAGAGAAGGTCATCGACCGCGAGGGCAAGGAAGTCGAGCAAGAGTCCTTCAACTCGATGTACATGATGGCTGACTCGGGTGCGCGGGGTTCCGCTGCACAGATCCGTCAGCTGGCCGGTATGCGTGGTCTGATGGCCAAGCCGGACGGCTCGATCATCGAGACGCCGATCACCGCGAACTTCCGTGAAGGTCTGAGCGTACTGCAGTACTTCATCTCGACTCACGGTGCTCGTAAGGGTCTGGCGGATACCGCACTGAAGACTGCGAACTCCGGTTATCTGACGCGTCGTCTGGTAGACGTTGCGCAGGATCTGGTCGTGACCGAGATCGACTGCGGTACCGACCACGGCTTGCTGATGACACCGCACATCGAAGGCGGTGACGTTGTCGAGCCGTTGGGTGAGCGCGTATTGGGTCGTGTCATTGCCCGTGACGTGTTCAAGCCAGGCACCGAGGACGTCATCGTTCCTGCCGGTACCTTGGTTGACGAGCAGTGGGTCGAGTTCATCGAGCTGAACAGCATCGACGAAGTTATCGTGCGTTCGCCGATCAACTGCGAAACTCGCTACGGCATCTGCGCCAAGTGCTACGGTCGCGACCTGGCTCGCGGTCACCAGGTGAACATCGGTGAAGCTGTCGGCGTTATCGCTGCGCAGTCGATCGGTGAGCCGGGTACCCAGCTGACCATGCGTACGTTCCACATCGGTGGTGCTGCAAGCCGGACCTCGGCTGCCGACAGCGTCCAGGTGAAGAACGGCGGTATGGTACGTCTGCACAACCTGAAGCAGGTCGTGCGCGCCGATGGCAACCTGGTTGCCGTATCGCGTTCCGGCGAGCTGGCCATTGCCGATGAATTCGGTCGTGAGCGTGAGCGTTACAAGCTGCCTTACGGTGCGGTCATTTCGGTCAAGGAAGGTGACAAGGTCGAAGCTGGCGCCATCGTCGCCAAGTGGGATCCGCACACCCACCCGATCGTTACCGAGCTGAAAGGTACCGTGACCTTCGTGGGCATGGAAGAAAACATCACCATCAAGCGTCAGACCGACGAACTGACTGGTTTGACCAACATCGAAGTTCTGGACGTCAAGGATCGCCCTGCCGCAGGCAAGGAAATCCGTCCGGCAATCAAGATGGTCGATGCCAATGGCAAGGATCTGTACCTGCCAGGTACCGACGTGCCGGCTCAGTACTTCCTGCCGGCCAACGCCCTTGTCGGTGTGGCTGACGGTGCTCAGATCGGTGTTGGTGACGTTATCGCGCGTATCCCGCAAGAAACGTCCAAGACCCGTGACATCACCGGTGGTCTGCCACGCGTTGCCGACTTGTTCGAAGCACGTCGTCCGAAAGAAGCCTCGATTCTGGCTGAAGTCAGCGGCACCATCGCATTCGGTAAAGAGACCAAAGGCAAGCGCCGTCTGGTCATTACGCCGACCGACGGTAGCGATCCGTACGAAGAGCTGATTCCGAAGTGGCGCCACCTGAACGTCTTCGAAGGCGAACAGGTAAACCGCGGCGAAGTTATCTCCGACGGCCCGAGCGATCCGCACGACATCCTGCGTCTGCTGGGTGTGAGCGCGTTGGCCAAGTACATCGTCAACGAGATCCAGGACGTTTACCGCCTGCAAGGCGTTAAGATCAACGACAAGCACATCGAGACCATCCTGCGTCAGATGCTGCGTAAGGTCGAGATCGCCGAGTCGGGTGATTCCAGCTTCATCAAGGGCGACCAGATGGAACTGACTCACGTACTGGTCGAGAACGAGCGTCTCGCCAGCGAAGACAAGTTCATCTCGAAGTTCTCGCGTGTGCTGTTGGGTATCACCAAGGCGTCGCTGTCGACCGAATCGTTCATTTCCGCGGCTTCCTTCCAGGAAACCACCCGCGTACTGACCGAAGCGGCCGTCACCGGCAAGCGCGATTACCTGCGCGGCCTGAAAGAGAACGTGGTCGTGGGTCGTCTGATCCCGGCCGGTACCGGTCTGGCCTACCACAGCGAGCGCAAGCGTCGCCGTGATGCCGACAAACCGCTGCGTGTAAGCGCCAGTGAGGTGGAAGCCGCACTGACCGAAGCGCTGAATTCCAGCGGTAACTAA